The Carassius auratus strain Wakin linkage group LG30F, ASM336829v1, whole genome shotgun sequence genome contains a region encoding:
- the LOC113067931 gene encoding cystatin-A-like isoform X2 encodes MSIPGGWSHIKLFDPEVKKICLELRPEMEKKIGTDFKIFIPVVYSYQVVAGTNYMFKVLVNADGDGVCFHALIFQPLPCTGNKPNMTEFQYPKSVDDPLIPLEHLQK; translated from the exons ATGTCAATCCCTGGAGGCTGGAGCCACATTAAACTGTTCGATCCAGAGGTGAAAAAGATTTGTTTAGAG ctgaggccagagatggagaagaagatTGGAactgattttaagattttcattCCTGTGGTCTATTCTTATCAGGTTGTGGCAGGAACAAATTACATGTTCAAG gtgcTGGTTAATGCAGATGGGGATGGAGTGTGTTTTCACGCGTTGATATTTCAGCCTCTTCCCTGTACTGGAAATAAACCGAATATGACTGAATTCCAGTACCCCAAATCCGTTGATGACCCGCTGATTCCTCTTGAACACTTACAGAAATAG
- the LOC113067931 gene encoding cystatin-A-like isoform X1, with product MSIPGGWSHIKLFDPEVKKICLELRPEMEKKIGTDFKIFIPVVYSYQVVAGTNYMFKVLVDADGDGECVHALIFQALPCYGGELIVKEIQCHKSVDDPLIPLEHLQK from the exons ATGTCAATCCCTGGAGGCTGGAGCCACATTAAACTGTTCGATCCAGAGGTGAAAAAGATTTGTTTAGAG ctgaggccagagatggagaagaagatTGGAactgattttaagattttcattCCTGTGGTCTATTCTTATCAGGTTGTGGCAGGAACAAATTACATGTTCAAG gtgcTGGTTGATGCAGATGGGGATGGAGAGTGTGTTCACGCGTTGATATTTCAGGCTCTTCCCTGTTATGGAGGGGAACTGATTGTGAAGGAAATCCAGTGCCACAAATCCGTTGATGACCCGTTGATTCCTCTTGAACACTTACAGAAATAG